One part of the Sesamum indicum cultivar Zhongzhi No. 13 linkage group LG14, S_indicum_v1.0, whole genome shotgun sequence genome encodes these proteins:
- the LOC105176686 gene encoding ATP synthase gamma chain, chloroplastic-like translates to MSCFNLLTGMISKPPVNDFGAISFQSQLNPFPILDSLRSSRSRLSKFSTLPSIRNGLRELRGRIETVRNTQKITEAMKLVAAAKVRRAQEAVINGRPFAETLVEVLFDINEQCQLEDVEVPLTAIRPVKRVALVVITGDRGLCGGFNNAILKKAEARIAALKSLGLDCTLISVGKKGNAYFQRRANVNVDRFVEGDSFPTSKEAQVIADDVFSLFLTEEVDKVELLYTKFVSLIKSDPVIHTLLPLSAKGEACDVNGESVDASEDEFFRLTTKEGKLTVERDHIMGRKKANLVLNYQFEQDPAHILDALMPLYLNSQILRALQESYASELAARMNAMSNATENAVELSRSLSIAYNRERQAKITGEILEIVAGAEALSL, encoded by the coding sequence ATGTCTTGTTTCAATTTGCTGACAGGGATGATCTCAAAGCCTCCTGTAAACGACTTTGGTGCTATTTCTTTCCAATCTCAGCTAAACCCGTTTCCAATTCTTGATTCTTTACGCTCTTCGAGGTCTCGTCTTTCTAAGTTTTCAACACTCCCCTCGATCCGAAATGGGCTCCGGGAACTTCGGGGGAGAATTGAAACGGTGAGGAACACGCAAAAGATCACCGAGGCAATGAAACTAGTGGCAGCGGCTAAGGTGCGGAGAGCCCAGGAAGCAGTCATTAACGGCAGGCCCTTTGCTGAGACGCTTGTGGAAGTCTTGTTTGATATCAATGAACAGTGTCAATTGGAAGATGTGGAAGTTCCTTTAACAGCCATTAGGCCGGTCAAGAGAGTTGCTCTTGTGGTTATCACTGGTGACAGAGGGCTTTGTGGGGGATTCAACAATGCAATATTGAAGAAGGCCGAAGCCCGGATTGCGGCATTGAAGAGTCTTGGATTGGACTGTACTTTGATTAGCGTTGGAAAAAAGGGCAATGCGTATTTTCAGAGAAGGGCGAATGTGAATGTGGATAGGTTTGTAGAAGGGGATAGTTTTCCTACATCGAAAGAAGCTCAAGTGATTGCTGATGATGTGTTTTCACTGTTCTTGACTGAGGAGGTTGATAAGGTCGAGCTTTTGTATACCAAGTTTGTGTCTTTGATTAAGTCGGATCCCGTGATTCATACTTTGCTTCCATTATCTGCAAAAGGGGAAGCTTGCGATGTGAATGGGGAGAGTGTAGATGCTAGCGAAGATGAGTTCTTTAGATTGACTACTAAAGAAGGGAAGTTGACTGTTGAGAGGGATCATATAATGGGCAGGAAAAAGGCGAATTTGGTTCTTAATTATCAGTTTGAGCAGGACCCTGCACACATTCTTGATGCCTTGATGCCACTTTATTTGAATAGCCAGATTTTGAGGGCGTTGCAGGAGTCGTATGCGAGTGAACTAGCAGCTAGGATGAACGCAATGAGTAATGCGACAGAGAATGCGGTGGAGCTGAGTAGGTCGCTTTCAATTGCTTATAACCGTGAAAGGCAGGCAAAGATCACAGGTGAAATATTAGAGATTGTTGCAGGAGCAGAGGC